In Arachis hypogaea cultivar Tifrunner chromosome 2, arahy.Tifrunner.gnm2.J5K5, whole genome shotgun sequence, a genomic segment contains:
- the LOC112726105 gene encoding uncharacterized protein, whose product MGTTPFHPSILKVWLPRNFDKPTEMRYEGTKDPQEHLTAFEAQMNLEGVGDAVRGRAFPVTLADPAVRWFNALSQGSITTFMDISQSFLARFITRIVKAKLPINLLGVTQKPGEPTRKFLDRFNDECLEIDGLTDSVASLCLTNGLLNEDFRKHLTTKLVWTMQEIQSVAKEYINDKEVSQVVATNKW is encoded by the coding sequence ATGGGGACAACCCCTTTCCACCCCTCGATCCTCAAGGTCTGGCTTCCGAGAAATTTTGACAAGCCAACAGAGATGAGGTACGAAGGGACTAAGGACCCCCAGGAGCACCTCACAGCCTTTGAAGCGCAGATGAATTTGGAAGGGGTAGGCGACGCGGTCAGGGGTCGAGCATTTCCCGTAACGCTGGCTGACCCAGCAGTCCGATGGTTTAACGCACTCTCGCAAGGGTCCATCACGACCTTCATGGACATTTCCCAAAGCTTCCTAGCTCGGTTCATAACACGCATAGTCAAGGCAAAGCTCCCGATTAACTTGCTAGGGGTCACTCAAAAGCCCGGAGAGCCGACCAGAAAGTTTCTGGATaggttcaacgacgaatgcttggaaaTTGATGGCCTCACGGACTCGGTTGCTAGTCTCTGCCTAACAAATGGCCTGCTAAATGAGGACTTTAGAAAGCACCTCACGACCAAACTTGTCTGGACCATGCAGGAAATTCAAAGCGTGGCCAAGGAATACATCAATGATAAGGAGGTGAGTCAGGTTGTAGCAACCAATAAATGGTAG